The genomic DNA ACGGACTTCGCCTCGTCGATCTTGCGGCCGATCTCCTCATAGCTCAGCACGTACGCCTCACCGTCCTTGGGACGACGATAGAACGCGCAGAACCTGCAGTCGGTCACGCACAGGTTCGAGTAGTTGATGTTGCGATCGACGATGTAGCTGACGACGCCTTCCGGGTGCTTCTGCTGACGCAGCGCGTCGGCCTGCGCACCGATCTCGAGCAGCGGCGTACGAGCGAGATATTCCATCCAGCGCTCGATCTCGGCGGCATGCGGCCGCGTGTGCAGCGGCGGCGGGACGTAGACCGGCTGCTCGACGCGCCGGCGCGCACCGACGGAGCCCTCGTTCGTCGGCTCCCGCAGCCGCGGCGTAGCGGACTGGAGGATCGGCAGCGCGCGCTGCTCCTGAGGTACGGTACCGTCCTGCGGCGCGGCGCCCGGACCGCTCGTGAAGCCGTTCGCGCGGATCACCACGAGCGCACCTCGTCATAATGCACGTTGCGCTCTACCGGGCGCTTGCCGGCGTCCTTCACGATGCGGATGATCTCGCCGAACGTCATGCCCTCCGGTGTATGCGCGCCCGCCTCGTGGTAGATGCGCTCACGACGCACCGTCCCCTCGAGATCGTCCACACCGAAGTGCAGTGCGATCTGGCTGACCTTCGCCGTGTTCATGATCCAGTGCGTCTTGATGTGCGGAATGTTGTCCAGGAACAGCCGGCCGATCGCGAGATTCTTCAGGTCGTCGAATCCGGTGGTGGCCGTGCCCGTGCGGCCCAGCTCCTCTCCCAGCTCGTTGTTGTCCGGATGATACGCGAGCGGGATGTAGGTCAGGAAACCGCCCGTCTCGTCCTGGAGCGCACGCAGCATTTCCAGATGGTCCACGCGGTCCTGGAGACTCTCCACGTGGCCGTAGAGCATCGTGCAGTTCGTGCGGATGCCGAGCCCGTGCGCCTTGCGATGCACGTCGATCCATTCCTCGGCCGCGAGCTTGCGCTGGGCAATGGTCGCGCGAACACCCTTCGCAAACACCTCCGCGCCGCCGCCCGGCATCGTCTGCATGCCGGCCTCGCGCAGGCGGATCAGCACATCCTCGACACTGGTCTTCTCGACCCGTGCCAGGTGTGCGATTTCGACGGCAGTCAGCGCCTTGATCTCGACACCCGGATGGCGCTCCTTGAGCCCGCGGATCAGGTCCTCGTAGTACGAGACCCGCAGCTTCGGGTGGAGTCCGCCCACGATGTGGAACTCGCGCACCGGCGTATCGCTAGCGAGCGACGCCTCGTGGAACGCCTCCTCGAGCGTCATCGTGTACGCCCCATCCTCGCGTGGTGTGCGGGCGAATGAGCAGAACGTACACGTCGCACGCAGGATGCAGACGTTCGTCGGGTTCAGGTGCTGGTTCGCGCAGACGAAGACACGGTCGCCGTTCTTCTGGCGGTTGACGGCATCGGCAAGCGCGCCGATGGCAAGCAGATCATCCGATTCGAAGAGGACGAGCGCGTCGGCCGGCGTGAGACGCTGGC from Longimicrobiales bacterium includes the following:
- the mqnE gene encoding aminofutalosine synthase MqnE, which codes for MSSALAPLAENLDTELRIRPTDPRLFAIADKVAAGQRLTPADALVLFESDDLLAIGALADAVNRQKNGDRVFVCANQHLNPTNVCILRATCTFCSFARTPREDGAYTMTLEEAFHEASLASDTPVREFHIVGGLHPKLRVSYYEDLIRGLKERHPGVEIKALTAVEIAHLARVEKTSVEDVLIRLREAGMQTMPGGGAEVFAKGVRATIAQRKLAAEEWIDVHRKAHGLGIRTNCTMLYGHVESLQDRVDHLEMLRALQDETGGFLTYIPLAYHPDNNELGEELGRTGTATTGFDDLKNLAIGRLFLDNIPHIKTHWIMNTAKVSQIALHFGVDDLEGTVRRERIYHEAGAHTPEGMTFGEIIRIVKDAGKRPVERNVHYDEVRSW